One Dermacentor andersoni chromosome 6, qqDerAnde1_hic_scaffold, whole genome shotgun sequence genomic window carries:
- the LOC126522681 gene encoding AP-4 complex subunit beta-1-like, with product MQTEISRLASQLDQCCGVNDARFTRSLLKKVYSLIASGHDLSPLTGRLVKLLSAQDILSKKVGCLYVLRCKQSEEVGLLAVNCLLKDTTDPNPIYRGLALNTLFSVPPIMEQAVPRLVAGLEDASAYVRRAAVSCTLSLYQCHANIVDELDLADKLYAMIRDQDPIVVVQCLHALDEILHAEGGLAVNKKIAAYLLKQLPLFSNWDAIAVFRYLKKYEPKTEEEALMFVNALDPYLTSNSIAVQLSAFELFVQATHSMLTHLQMEGVSQVWSKLSTSLGFCEHEMTWTVLEWVEKFVQLYPDIFRPHFVKFYAWFSDPPALKVKKMKILKCLVHESNLLEICNELLGFCNDRNSVVHRCALQLMASLANKHSDARKLLISKMLPLLNVTNEVLVTDVLGALCALSFDKSEDSRRVLDSIVKRKWTCDSAEFKCNLINIVSTHGLHFEPSVYILEDCIDDIKDEEESVKQHLLSATLRLFFARPCEVQDLLGRVLDVLCEDNNPFLQAQSRCYYELLLHNPELLKNIILSS from the exons ATGCAGACAGAGATCAGTCGCTTAGCTTCTCAATTAGACCAGTGCTGCGGTGTCAACGATGCCCGCTTCACGAGAAGTTTGCTCAAGAAG GTGTACTCTCTTATTGCAAGTGGCCACGACCTGTCGCCTTTAACGGGAAGACTCGTGAAACTTCTGTCTGCACAGGACATCCTGTCAAAGAAAGTAGGGTGCCTTTACGTTTTAAG ATGCAAACAAAGCGAGGAGGTTGGCTTACTTGCCGTCAACTGCCTTCTAAAGGACACCACAGACCCAAACCCCATATACCGCGGCCTCGCACTGAATACTCTCTTCAGCGTTCCACCTATAATGGAACAGGCCGTGCCGAGACTTGTAGCTGGACTTGAAGACGCGAGCGCTTACGTTCGCCGAGCGGCAGTATCGTGTACTCTGAGTTTGTACCAGTGCCACGCAAACATCGTAGACGAGCTGGATCTGGCTGACAAGCTGTACGCCATGATAAGGGATCAGGATCCCATTGTCGTCGTACAATGTCTGCATGCTCTTGACGAGATCCTGCATGCCGAAGGCGGACTTGCCGTAAACAAGAAGATAGCGGCTTACCTTCTGAAGCAACTTCCACTCTTCAGTAACTGGGATGCAATTGCAGTGTTTAGATACCTTAAAAAATACGAGCCCAAAACGGAAGAAGAGGCACTCATGTTTGTCAACGCCCTTGATCCTTACCTAACATCGAACAGCATTGCCGTACAACTCAGTGCCTTTGAACTATTTGTTCAAGCGACCCACAGTATGTTAACTCACTTGCAAATGGAGGGTGTTTCACAGGTGTGGTCAAAGCTTTCAACCAGCCTTGGCTTTTGCGAGCATGAAATGACATGGACAGTCCTTGAGTGGGTGGAGAAATTTGTGCAACTGTATCCAGATATTTTTAGGCCCCACTTCGTGAAATTTTATGCATGGTTTTCAGATCCTCCTGCACTCAAGGTGAAGAAGATGAAGATACTGAAGTGCCTGGTACATGAGAGTAATCTGCTTGAAATATGCAATGAACTCCTTGGCTTCTGCAATGACCGAAATAGCGTTGTTCACAGGTGCGCCTTGCAGCTCATGGCTTCCCTTGCCAACAAACACAGCGATGCAAGGAAGCTGCTAATATCCAAGATGCTGCCTTTGTTGAATGTCACCAATGAAGTGTTAGTGACGGATGTCCTGGGAGCTCTGTGCGCATTAAGTTTCGACAAGTCCGAAGATAGCAGAAGGGTGCTAGACAGCATTGTTAAAAGGAAATGGACATGTGATAGTGCTGAATTCAAGTGTAATCTTATCAATATAGTCTCTACGCATGGTCTCCATTTTGAACCTTCTGTGTACATTCTTGAAGACTGCATTGATGATATAAAAGATGAGGAGGAAAGCGTCAAACAGCATCTATTAAGTGCCACACTGAGACTGTTCTTTGCAAGGCCGTGTGAAGTCCAAGACCTGCTGGGCAGAGTGTTGGATGTGCTGTGTGAAGACAACAACCCTTTTCTTCAGGCTCAGTCCAGGTGTTACTATGAACTTCTGCTTCACAATCCTGAACTGCTAAAGAACATTATTCTTTCATCTTGA
- the LOC126522679 gene encoding small ribosomal subunit protein mS39: MAARTALTCREYANTKKLLYVARNLPKRFASTQTAPSTSSAETLVSGYVSTDGSEKQTIVIPKRIHRGPTDILKALASTVQRDFTAPHYKYHDDPFFIPASNVAKRTYALAKESGRKAAKYFLDKYPDSFIHNPAQPNVEAFNPKKKYTAETEVEESDLAACIENVDLDSAVIVYQNLKTKGAALSQDVLQSFLELLCFYNCKQPLDEDLTEERWQRQMAPRETRKSWKDGGLAEQVFDSIENKDGRAYAALIQGMAKHYHVDKAYELFQEMVSKGMTPPLDVYNSLLSVVPFLRESYDSRWELAREIMQGIERNRLKPNITTMNTVLEIVSRFGASPSARKYALQVFSEMKHLGIEPSLASYYYLLVIFCKTRGAPSTILHSIMKEIENKSFEMRDPKDVFFFVSAMDVCHNHLLDKDLAYKVHELLNYGTNYNMIGDSFKESIYYQNFFKLLCSTENIDVFFDMYNKYVPNIYTPEPSVVCEIIEAVDLNDTIHYVPQLWTDIVLFNHHERTNVVKAMLSVMAKAKRPEDIQKQLAMIAVDINERCDIPQPRRRLQSIEWTGQMFGDMMTVFLNTRDRLPDAWAVMQKLDREQHRILGYPSQECLKNFSQAALNNKDEEKAFFCARYAAEIGFTDVGEHLRQGENFNKLSDKLKEKLKALLDTTVLGSSEDNGKGD; this comes from the exons ATGGCTGCCCGCACAGCGCTTACATGCCGCGAGTATGCCAACACCAAGAAACTGCTGTATGTTGCACG TAACTTGCCCAAAAGATTCGCATCTACGCAAACGGCACCCAGTACATCGTCTGCAG AGACACTCGTAAGCGGTTATGTGTCAACAGATGGTTCGGAAAAGCAGACAATCGTAATTCCAAAGAGGATTCACAG GGGTCCGACAGATATACTGAAGGCACTTGCGTCTACAGTACAGCGG GATTTCACGGCACCTCATTACAAGTATCACGACGACCCGTTCTTCATCCCAGCAAGCAATGTGGCCAAG AGGACGTACGCACTTGCGAAAGAATCGGGTCGGAAAGCGGCAAAGTATTTTCTAGACAAGTATCCAGACAGCTTCATCCACAATCCCGCTCAACCTAATGTCGAG GCATTTAACCCAAAAAAGAAGTACACTGCTGAGACCGAGGTTGAAGAGAGCGACCTCGCAGCCTGTATTGAAAATGTCGATCTCGACAGCGCTGTCATTGTGTACCAAAACCTCAAAACAAAAG GCGCAGCGCTctcccaagatgtcctgcagtcgTTTCTGGAGTTGCTGTGCTTCTACAACTGTAAGCAACCACTTGACGAAGACTTGACGGAG GAAAGATGGCAACGTCAGATGGCCCCCAGGGAGACAAGGAAGTCATGGAA AGATGGTGGCCTAGCTGAACAAGTTTTTGACAGCATTGAGAACAAAGATGGGAGAGCCTATGCTGCTTTGATCCAAGGAATGGCAAAG CACTACCATGTCGACAAGGCCTACGAGTTGTTTCAGGAAATGGTCTCCAAAGGAATGACAC CTCCACTTGATGTGTACAACAGTCTCCTAAGTGTGGTTCCATTCCTCAGAGAAAGCTATGACAGCCGGTGGGAGCTGGCAAGG GAGATCATGCAAGGTATCGAGAGGAATCGTCTCAAGCCTAACATCACCACCATGAACACCGTCCTTGAAATCGTGTCGCGGTTTGGGGCCTCCCCGTCTGCGAGAAAATACGCCCTGCAGGTCTTCTCCGAAATGAAGCACCTTGGCATTG AACCAAGCCTTGCCAGCTACTACTACCTGCTCGTCATTTTCTGCAAAACTC GAGGTGCGCCGAGCACTATCCTACACAGCATCATGAAGGAGATTGAGAACAAGTCCTTTGAGATGAGAGATCCCAAAGATG TTTTCTTCTTTGTGAGTGCAATGGATGTG TGTCACAACCATCTGCTTGACAAAGACCTGGCTTACAAGGTTCACGAGCTGCTGAACTATGGCACTAACTACAATATGATTGGAGATTCTTTCAAGGAGTCAATATACTA CCAGAACTTCTTCAAGCTGCTTTGCTCCACGGAGAACATTGACGTCTTTTTTGACATGTACAACAAGTACGTCCCCAAT ATCTACACGCCCGAGCCGAGCGTTGTGTGCGAGATTATAGAAGCTGTCGACCTGAACGACACAATCCATTATGTGCCGCAGTTGTGGACAG ATATCGTCCTCTTCAACCACCACGAGAGAACAAATGTTGTCAAAGCTATGCTTTCTGTAATGGCCAAGGCAAAGCGACCAGAAGAT ATCCAGAAACAGTTGGCCATGATTGCTGTTGACATCAATGAAAGGTGTGACATACCACAACCAAGGCGGCGGCTCCAGTCCATTGA ATGGACAGGACAAATGTTTGGTGACATGATGACAGTGTTCTTGAACACGAGGGACAGGCTGCCCGACGCTTG GGCTGTTATGCAAAAGTTAGACCGTGAACAACACAGGATACTGGGCTACCCAAG TCAAGAGTGCTTGAAGAATTTCTCCCAAGCAGCTCTCAACAACAAAGATGAGGAAAAAGCATTT TTCTGCGCAAGATATGCTGCTGAGATTGGCTTTACAGATGTTGGAGAGCACCTGCGACAGGGAGAAAACTTCAACAAGCTCTCTGACAAGCTCAA GGAAAAACTGAAAGCTCTACTGGACACAACTGTGCTCGGCTCTTCTGAAGACAATGGCAAAGGAGATTGA